The genomic stretch TTGAACGAGGCCTAGGAGTGTATGTCTGGCCTCGATCGAACCCTGCAAAATATTTCGCTTTTGCCTAAACTTGTACTCGTGAGgaatacttgactcaaatacTAGCATTGAGTAGTATATCTAACTTGATAATATATATAACAAGAAGAAATAAGAAATCTTACCCGAAGGGTGCTCCTCCCAAATCGCTTGAGATAGTACTGtgaacggaaaaaaaaaaaacacaagcaaGCATGAAATGTCTAACTTCCAAACACAAATATCAACTACTTTCTAATGAAAATACTTCTAGCATAAACACTTATAAGCTAAAGTACTTCTTACAAAAGTAATTACAAATGACCCCAACAAGTGCTTCCAtaatcaaaagcacttttaaattttaatggcaAACATCGCTAAAAGTGCTTTCTAACACCAATTTACAAGCAAGATTCTAGAGCACCCAACACATGTCTGAATTTCATCACAACACACAAGGTTCGAAATCAGATCTCCAATTTGACCAATaagaaaccaaattaaaatcacACAAATTCGGTTCTCTAATCAGCAAACTTAGGCCTGATTTGGTACTGatgtgattctgaaaaaagctggtatcaaaaaaagctgggagctatttttgtgtttggtaaacattcagcttcaacttttttttttcacagttttgggtgaaaaaaaacaaaaaacaagaagctgcaaaacccagctttgaaaaaccggttttttttcacatctgttttacataaaagtttactaaacactataatattgcatttttttttcaaaagcacttttacaaaaatgtttaccaaacactttgctgctttatttcacaattgcttattctcatagcacagcaaaagcagttttttttcaaagcacagaaATGTGTGGACACGATGGTATCCCTCGTATCATGTGCCGTATCATATCGTATATCTCGATGTCGTATTCTCTTATGGTCATATATCATttcttcttgttaattttatgcATCTGATCCATGTCGTATTGTGTCGTATCATGTATCCATGCATTGTAGGCCAAAAGCCTCTGTACCATCAAAACTGAGCGCCCCAGATTAACACACGACAGTAAAGTAAAAACCAACAGAAACAACACCAAAATACGAGAAGATAGTAAAGAGATCATTACTCCAAGACGCCCCAAATATTCTGGGAGACCAACCAACGAGCACTGGCGGCAGCATTCTCCGGGTCGGGTTTCTTCTGCAAGAGAACTCGCCCGTGCACGGGCACTTGGACATCCGACGGCACAGAAACCAGGTAGATTGCGAAAACGAAGTGGACAAGCCCTTTGATCTTCTTCGTCGTCGTCATCGGACTCTGTCTGTTTTCTGTCGTGGTTTTTTGtgtagaaagagagagggaaagaagGAGATGAGCATGATACTATACGGGAACGTGCTTTTTATACTCGAAATCTTATGGGCTGACCCCCGAATTACCGGTTGGGAGCATGCGGGGAGGAGGTTCTATCCTCTGCAAGCGGGGGTAACATAATGGATAATGGATCGCTATTTACCTTCCTCATTTGTCTTTCTTCATTTACTTTTCTCACTCATCATTTGATACGTGTAttttattaacaaattaaacttcataattaaTGAGTTAAAatcataaattcaaaattttcaccttAAAATCATGAATTatgtaatttaatttgttaGTAAAATGCACATGTAAAGTGATGAGTGTGAAAGATAAATATGGAAAGGCAAATAGAGAAGGTAGATAACATTCTAGCAATGGATGTAACCGCacatttctcttcttcttctttttttttctttttcttttttcttttctattttgtttaaaatttattaatttcctAAAGAATgataatcaatgcaaatgaaTTTTCTATAATAAAttggaagtgattttcacacactgTTTTTGTCTCTTTGCACCCTTTAGTGTATCTCTGACTTTTGGAAGAAGTGCGTGGATGATAAAAATGAGTATGCCAAATGCCTGCATTACTTTCTTAATATAATAACGAATAATGTTGGGAATACCACATATTTATACCACACATGATGTGATAAATGGTTGGTACATTAGTCAATGAAAAATACTTTTATTAATTGACATGATGTTTACAATCCTTTGCAGAGAAATAAATCTTCAACTTTATTAAGAATATGAGATGTCTAAAAAATCTTGtagaaaatgaataaaaagaagttgaaattaaaattaaaaagaaagttGCATGCACTTCATTGCAGCTTAATTATGATACTTCATATATATAGTTGTGTTCCTGTCCATATTCTCTCTTTAATTTTGAATAACGCCTCCATCTACGCTATCCGGCCCACGTTTTTTCTCCTCTggcttttttttccctttttctgttcactctttttttttttttttgggagaatTCACATGAATTGTCCATTTGGAGCTTACACAACACTCACAAGTCACTAGTCACAATACCCACGACCATAAAGTATAACTGCACAAACATACAAAACGAAAAGGATAATACTTGGGTTCTGACTGTTTATTCACGCACACGAGCTCATGTGTTTATCTACCTCAACATTTGTTGAGTTTATATGATGGGCTAAAAAATATCAACTCAAGAAGCCCATAAAAGTTGAGCTTCACAATTGGGCTTCCCCACAAAACAGTTGGACTAGCGGAAGCCCACCCGGCAAGTTCACAAATTCGCGGTAGCAGCGAGCACATTCCGAACTGCAAATAATGCAACCGAAAAGTCAGACTCCTCCTGCAATTGTCAGCGGAAACATCATCATCGATTAGACAATTCCGAAAGAGTCCGACATGTCGGCGGACGCCAGCAACATCAACCACCCGACCGTCTCAGAAATCCGAACCCTGCATTGGAATTGGAGCCCCTCGACATCTCTCTTCTGAGAGGACAAAAGAAACACCAATCCGAAGATCAAGCACATGGGTTTTCTCACCTTCGCCGCCGCAGGCGGCGGCCTGATTTTGATGGGCGCATACGAGGCGATTTCTTCCTCAATCCAAAACCCAAACGCAGATTCAGATTCAGATTCATCTCCGCCGTCGACGCCTCAAGCTCCGATTCGTCCCCCGCCGCCGCAGTCTAAAGCGAAAACGCAGTCTCGATCATCGTCGATTTATTACCTCGCCGCCGCCGTTATTTCGTTGCTGTTCATCTTGAACTCTTTGGTTTCTTTCTTTGATGCGCTCGACTCAGCCGACGGAGTCGGGTCAGCTATGCAGTTGCAAGTCCTGGCGGTCGCATCGCTGTTCTTGCTGTACGCGATTACGGGTCTTCTGGTAAAATTCACGAATTCAGCTTTACCTTGTTCGTTGCTTAGTTTGGTCGGTCTTTTCGCATTCGTTGAagaatttttaatgttttaccTTCAAAGAAAAGACACGTTCGGAATCGAAAATCGGTACTTTGATCTGTTGCTTGTGCCTATTGCTGTGTGTATATTTTCTACAATGCTTGAATTCAACAACCCCAAATCGAATTATCCGAAATTGGCTCGTGGGGTTGGGCTGGTTCTGCAAGGAATGTGGTTTCTGCAAATGGGTATTTctttgtacaccggcttcatgGCGCACGGATGCTCGTTGCACGAAAAGAGTAGAGGGAATTACACAGTGAAATGTAAGGGGCACCCTGAGTATCACAGGGCTAGAGCCATCGTCACGCTTCAATTTAACTGCCATCTTGCTTTTACGGTGGTTATGGTTGTGGGAGTGTACTCGATTATCAGTAGGAAGAGTGGCGGAGTTCGCGGTGATGTTTCGCACTATAAGCCGCTTGGCACAGAAGTACATCAGTTTGATAATCAGAGCCGGTTTACTTTGGATTCTGATGAGGATGATGAGATTAAAGAGGAGGGGAATTTGGCAATGCAGAAAGCCGGCGAAGTGGAATTGGGCGTGAACGGTTATGGTTCTCATAAGTGAGGTATATCTTACCGAATTTTGATATGCTGAACGTACTACTCCAGTTTTCATGCTGCATTTATGCATTCAGTTTCAACCGACTTCCTGAACTTGATTATCGTTGTTGGCATACGGATGACATACTGATAGTTCTTTGTAACTTTTCTATAGCTAGATATTCTTTATGGATAAGCTCATCAGCTTATATGGAGAATGAGTAAGGATTTGGAAAATGATGTAGTAGTTCTTCAATCTTTGATCTTAAATCGCATTAAGTTTCTTAAATCTTTTCTAAACTGCGATCGTGAAAGTAAATTGATGTCTGGTCTTTTATTAACCGTGTTAATGTTCATCAGTTTGTAAATCTTTTACTCATGTAACTCAGTTCGGCTGCTGAGTTCAGTTGCATCTTATTTATATTCTCTTGGAGTCGGACATATTAGGATTCAGGACGAGtagtttccttcttcttttacACTTGAATGTTGATGTCCTAAATCTATTTGTAAGCAGGTTCTTCATACGGAGGACGCATAGGAATTTTATGTATTTGGGTGCCTTAAGCTGGAAGATTGCATAGGAGCAGGTTCAATATGTAACTTTCATGCTTAGCCAACAAGTTTCCGAATTGCCGATTCAGAAGGACCTTAGGAACTCCACATTGTagattgattttcttcaattgccTGGATTTTCTTGAAGACTTCTTTCATACTCTGCTCTGTAATCGGAGTAGCGTGAACATAGTTGGGCTCGGGAGTCTGTTACTCGCATAATGAGGACTCTGTATGGATCTACGGACGCAAATTTGCGCCTTGTGCAAGCATGTCCGACTCCAATAAATCGAATGTACCCTTATGCAAGTGTGTCCGACTCCAAGAAAATGCAAATAAGGTGCAACCTTACTGAACTCTGT from Pyrus communis chromosome 7, drPyrComm1.1, whole genome shotgun sequence encodes the following:
- the LOC137740046 gene encoding uncharacterized protein; this encodes MGFLTFAAAGGGLILMGAYEAISSSIQNPNADSDSDSSPPSTPQAPIRPPPPQSKAKTQSRSSSIYYLAAAVISLLFILNSLVSFFDALDSADGVGSAMQLQVLAVASLFLLYAITGLLVKFTNSALPCSLLSLVGLFAFVEEFLMFYLQRKDTFGIENRYFDLLLVPIAVCIFSTMLEFNNPKSNYPKLARGVGLVLQGMWFLQMGISLYTGFMAHGCSLHEKSRGNYTVKCKGHPEYHRARAIVTLQFNCHLAFTVVMVVGVYSIISRKSGGVRGDVSHYKPLGTEVHQFDNQSRFTLDSDEDDEIKEEGNLAMQKAGEVELGVNGYGSHK